The following proteins are encoded in a genomic region of Liolophura sinensis isolate JHLJ2023 chromosome 7, CUHK_Ljap_v2, whole genome shotgun sequence:
- the LOC135470826 gene encoding transcription factor 21-like has translation MPKRREREAKLNETDDDSSDGSGELCKVRKEEQRSAANRRERTRMRVLSKAFGKLKTTLPWVPLDTKLSKLDTLRLASSYIGHLNRMLISGEDTISSLNFCPENLSDDGGWDKAGSVLPGHRRGSVGVTVDIPPRPQHSEQVG, from the exons ATGCCAAAGCGTCGAGAACGGGAAGCTAAGTTGAATGAAACTGATGATGATTCTAGTGACGGTAGTGGAGAATTGTGTAAAGTCAGGAAAGAAGAGCAGCGGTCAGCGGCAAATCGCCGAGAGAGGACACGTATGAGAGTTCTGAGCAAAGCGTTCGGCAAACTCAAGACGACCTTACCCTGGGTTCCGCTGGACACAAAACTTTCCAAGCTGGACACTCTTCGGTTAGCTTCAAGTTACATAGGTCATCTTAATCGAATGCTGATCAGTGGAGAGGATACAATTTCATCTCTAAATTTCTGTCCGGAGAATTTG TCGGACGATGGAGGATGGGATAAGGCGGGGTCAGTGCTGCCCGGGCACAGGAGGGGCTCAGTCGGCGTGACCGTCGACATTCCGCCCCGTCCACAGCATTCCGAACAGGTTGGATAG